The Ziziphus jujuba cultivar Dongzao chromosome 7, ASM3175591v1 genome includes a region encoding these proteins:
- the LOC107423464 gene encoding F-box protein SKP2A → MVGKENMRTEDLNLCFEQLMMRGGSARSGGGGKVKMEAGVITDWKDIPMELLLQIISVVDDKTVIVASGVCRGWRDAICMGVTHLSFSWCTKNMNNLVLSLAPKFTKLQSLILRQDKAQLEDNAVETIANFCHDLQILDLSKSFKLSDCSLYALAHGCPNLSKLNISGCSAFSDVALEYLASHCRKLKVLNLCGCVETATDTALRAIGRYCNQLQSLNLGWCEYVSDDGVMSLAYGCPDLRTLDLCGCVRITDHSVIALATGCVHLRSLGLYYCQNITDRAMYSLTQVKNKPAMWASVKGRNDEDGLRTLNISQCTALTPSAVQAVCDTFPSLHTCSGRHSLIMSGCLSLTSVHCACAIQAHRTPNAFPHSAH, encoded by the exons ATGGTCGGAAAAGAAAACATGAGGACAGAGGACTTGAATCTGTGCTTTGAGCAGCTGATGATGCGCGGTGGTAGCGCTcgcagtggtggtggtgggaaAGTGAAAATGGAAGCTGGAGTTATTACTGACTGGAAGGATATCCCTATGGAGCTCCTGTTGCAAATCATTTCCGTCGTCGACGATAAGACGGTGATCGTGGCTTCTGGGGTCTGTCGTGGGTGGAGAGATGCTATTTGCATGGGTGTTACCCATCTTTCTTTTTCATG GTGCACGAAGAACATGAACAACTTGGTCTTATCTCTTGCTCCTAAATTCACGAAATTGCAGAGTCTGATTCTGCGCCAGGATAAAGCACAACTTGAGGATAATGCTGTTGAGACTATAGCAAATTTCTGTCATGATTTGCAGATCCTGGACCTAAGCAAAAGCTTCAAGCTTAGTGATTGCTCCCTATATGCCTTAGCACATGGTTGTCCAAACCTTTCAAAACTCAATATCAGTGGATGCTCTGCATTCAGTGACGTTGCTCTTGAATATCTGGCTAGTCACTGCAGAAAACTAAAAGTTTTAAATCTTTGTGGATGTGTCGAGACTGCAACAGACACAGCATTGCGG GCTATCGGGCGTTACTGCAATCAGTTGCAGTCTTTGAATCTTGGATGGTGTGAGTATGTGAGTGATGATGGAGTTATGAGTTTGGCATATGGATGCCCTGATCTCAGAACCCTTGATTTATGTGGCTGTGTTCGTATAACAG ATCATAGTGTGATTGCTCTGGCAACTGGATGTGTTCATCTGAGATCCCTTGGCCTGTACTATTGTCAGAACATCACAGACAGAGCAATGTATTCCTTGACTCAAGTGAAGAACAAGCCTGCAATGTGGGCATCTGTGAAAGGCAGGAATGATGAAGATGGGCTAAGGACTCTCAACATCAGCCAGTGCACGGCGCTTACCCCTTCGGCTGTTCAGGCAGTGTGCGACACATTTCCTTCACTTCACACCTGCTCTGGGAGGCATTCTCTCATCATGAGTGGATGTTTGAGCTTAACTTCCGTGCATTGCGCCTGTGCTATCCAAGCACACCGCACTCCTAATGCTTTTCCCCATTCAGCTCATTGA